The Macrobrachium rosenbergii isolate ZJJX-2024 chromosome 8, ASM4041242v1, whole genome shotgun sequence genome includes a region encoding these proteins:
- the LOC136841128 gene encoding fibrous sheath CABYR-binding protein-like: protein MSCNSEIPQRYTLQRNLEIPQRYTLQRNSETSQRYTLQHNSEIPQRYSLQRNLEIPQRYTLQRNLEIPQRYTLQRNSEIPQRYTLQRNSETSQRYTLQHNSEIPQRYTLQHNSEIPQRYSLQRNSEIPQRYTLHNIPEIPQSYTLQHDSEIPQRYSLQHNSEIPQRYSLQRNSETHNSEIPQRYSLQRNSEIPQRYSLQHNSEIPQRFTLQHNSEIPQRYSLQHSSEIPQRYTLQHSSEIPQRYTLQHSSEIPQRYTLQHSSEIPQRYTLQHSSEIPQRYALRHSSEIPQRYALQHNQKSRRGIFCSTAQKSLEIYFAEQFRNPSEIFFAAQFRNPSEIYFAAQFRNLKCSQQLQP from the exons ATGTCG TGCAATTCAGAAATCCCTCAGAGATATACTTTGCAGCGCAATTTAGAAATCCCTCAGAGATATACTTTGCAGCGCAATTCAGAAACCTCTCAGAGATATACTTTGCAGCACAATTCAGAAATCCCTCAGAGATATAGTTTGCAGCGCAATTTAGAAATCCCTCAGAGATATACTTTGCAGCGCAATTTAGAAATCCCTCAGAGATATACTTTGCAGCGCAATTCAGAAATCCCTCAGAGATATACTTTGCAGCGCAATTCAGAAACCTCTCAGAGATATACTCTGCAGCACAATTCAGAAATCCCTCAGAGGTATACTTTGCAGCACAATTCAGAAATCCCTCAGAGATATAGTTTGCAGCGCAATTCAGAAATCCCTCAGAGATATACTTTGCACAACATTCCAGAAATCCCTCAGAGTTATACTTTACAGCACGATTCAGAAATCCCTCAGAGATATTCTTTGCAGCACAATTCAGAAATCCCTCAGAGATATTCTTTGCAGCGCAATTCAGAAACCCACAATTCAGAAATCCCTCAGAGATATTCTTTGCAGCGCAATTCAGAAATCCCTCAGAGATATTCTTTGCAGCACAATTCAGAAATCCCTCAGAGATTTACTTTGCAGCACAACTCAGAAATCCCTCAGAGATATTCTCTGCAGCACAGTTCAGAAATCCCTCAGAGATATACTTTGCAGCACAGTTCAGAAATCCCTCAGAGATATACTTTGCAGCACAGTTCAGAAATCCCTCAGAGATATACTTTGCAGCACAGTTCAGAAATCCCTCAGAGATATACTTTGCAGCACAGTTCAGAAATTCCTCAGAGATATGCGTTGCGGCACAGTTCAGAAATCCCTCAGAGATATGCTTTGCAGCACAATCAGAAATCCCGCAGAGGTATATTTTGCAGCACAGCTCAGAAATCCTTAGAGATATACTTTGCAGAACAATTCAGAAATCCCTCAGAGATTTTCTTTGCAGCACAATTCAGAAATCCCTCAGAGATATACTTTGCAGCACAGTTCAGAAACTTAAAATGTTCTCAACAGCTTCAGCCGTGA